The nucleotide window TCAAGAGCGCCCGCGATCGCCTCGAGCTGACCGGCAAGAGCACCGCAATCGCCGACAAGACCCTGAAGTGGGTCGAGACGCGCTACCAGCAGGGCTACGCCTCGCAAGTCGAGGTCAACGACTCCCTGGGGAGCCTCGTCACCTCGCGCACCCAGCGCGTGCAGGCCCTCATCGACGCGCAGCTCGCCCGAGCCGAGCTCGAGCGCGCCCTCGGCGCCCTGTAGCCTCGCATTCATTCACAAGGAGTCGCACCCGTGGCCTTTCCCGTCAAAACCGTCGCCGTCCTGGGCCTCGTCGTCGCCCTGGGCGCCGGTGCCGCCACCTTCGCCGTGCTCGCCAAGGGCAAGAAGGGGGGCGAGCCCAGCGCCAAGGTGTCGCGCTCCAACCTGCGCGTGGTCGTCTCCGAGACCGGCACCGTCCAGCCCCTGACCAAGGTCGAGATCAAGAGCCGGGTCGCGGGCCAGGTCGCCAGGCTCCTGGTGGACGTGGGCCAGAAGGTCGAGAAGGGCCAGGTCCTCATCCAGCTCGACACCACCGACATGGCGCGCGAGCGCGCTCGCGCCGAAGCCGATCGCGAGCAGGCCGCCGCCCGCCTCGCCATGCTCAGGGCCGGCTCGCGCCCCGAGGAGGTCGTCGAGGCCCAGGCCCAGGTGAGCCAGCAGGAGGCTTCCTTCGCGCGGGCCGAGGCCGACTATCGCCGCGCAGAGGCCGCCGTCAAGGCCGGCACCATCACCCCGCGCGAGGCCGAGAGCGCCCGCAGCGACTACCTGGCCACGAGGGCCCAGCTCGAAGCCGCCCGGGCGCGCCTCTCCAAGATCAAGGCGGGCCCCCGGCACGAAGAGATCGCCGAGGCCAGGGCCCAGCTCTCGCGCGCCGAGGTGGCGCTCCAGGCCGCCGAGGACCAGCTCTCCTACGCCACGATCCGCTCGCCGATGGCCGGCACGGTCATCAAGCGGGGCATCGAGGTGGGCGAGATGGTCTCGCCCGGCGTCTCTGCCACCGCCCAGGGGACCAGCATGCTCACCGTCGCCGACCTGGACCGCTTGATCATCGCGAGCAGCCTCAACCAGATCGACGTGGGCAAGGTCCGCAAGGGCCAGAAGGTCGAGATCCGGGTCGACTCGGCGCCGGGCAAGGTCTTCGCGGGCGAGATCCGCAAGGTGGCCCCCGCCGCCGAGGCCAGCAAGGACGGCCAGAGCACGATCCAGACCTTCCCGATCGAGACCATCCTCGCGGGGACCGACGCTGACGCCCTCAAGCCCGGCATGTCGGCGGACCTGGACGTGCTGGTCGCCAACAAGCAAAACGCCCTCACCCTGCCGGTCGAGGCGGTGGTGCGGGGCAAGGGCCTCGCAGGGTCGGTGACGCTCGTCGCCAAGCAGAAGGGGGAAAAACCCGCCACCGCCTCGGTGACGCTGGGGCTTGCGACCGACACCCAGCTCGAGATCCTCTCGGGCCTCGCCGAGGGCCAGGAGGTCCTGATCAAGCCGGCGCCTGCCGCCGACAACACGATGAAGTTCTAGCCCATGCTGCGCGAGTACCTGCGCCTGGCTGTTAGAACCCTCGGGGCCAATCGCATGCGTGCGACCCTGACGGTCCTGAGCATCACCATCGGGGTGGCGGCGGTCATCCTCCTGACCAGCCTCGCCCAGAGCGGGCTCGCGACGCTGGTGCGCGGCATCGAGGACATGGGCGGCACCCGCTTCATCATGGTCATGAGCGAGAGCCCCAAGAAGGCGGCCAAGAAGCAGGGCAACTACCTCAAGGGCCTCACCTACGCCGACGCGCGAGTCCTGGAGGGGCGCCTGCCCTTCGTGGAGCACCTGACGCCGCTCGACACCCAGTCCGAGAGCTCCGTGCGCCGCCCGGGCATGACGGAGAAGCGCACCGACCTGGTGGGAACGAGCGAGGCCTTTCTCGGGGCCTACCGCATGACCGTCGCCAAGGGGCGAGGCCTCACGGCCGAGGACCTGGAGGCGCGCGCGCGCGTCTGCGTGGTGGGAGAAAAGCTCGCCGAGAAGCTGTTCCCGGGCCAGGAGGCCGTGGGCCAGGAGCTGGTGCTGAAGGGCGATCGCTACCGCGTGGTGGGCCGCCTCGCCTTCAACGCCAAGGGCGGGGCGAACATGGGCTTCGACTGGAACGACCTCGCGATCGCCCCCATCACCGTCACCCGCCCCGACGGGGGGCTCTCCTACTTCAGCCTCACCTCCACCGATCCCGCGCGAAACCAGGCGATCATCGACCGGGCCAACGCCATCCTGCTGCTGCGCCACCACGACGTGGACGACTTCCAGTTCCTGGACTTCGGCGGCATGCTCAAGGGCTTCTACTCGGTCTTCTACGGCATGATCCTGGTGGTGGGCCTGATCGCGGGCATGAGCCTCGTCATCGGCGGGGTGGGCATCATGAACATCATGCTGGTCGCCGTCACCGAGCGAAAGCGCGAGATCGGCCTGCGCAAGGCCGTCGGCGCCACGGGGGGCGCCATCATGGGCCAGTTCCTGGTCGAGGCCACCCTTCTGAGCCTCTCGGGCGCTGCGGTGGGGGCGCTGATCGGGGTGGGCGGCGCGCAGCTCGCGGCCGTCGTCGGGCCGATGATCAACAAGGGCTGGGTCGGGGTGACGAGCCAGGGCGCGGTCGTCCTGTCGGTCCTCGCCTCGGCGGGGATCGGCCTGTTCTTCGGCTGGTATCCGGCCAGACAGGCCGCCGCCCTCGACCCGATCCTCTGCCTGCGTTCGGAGTGAGCCCATGACCTTCCTCGACGAGCTCAAGAGCGTCCTCTCCACCCTTTCCGCCCACCGCCTCAGGGCCTTCCTGACCCTCCTGGGCATCATCCTGGGGGTGGGCACCCTCGTGCTGCTCTCCAGCGTGGTCGAGGGGGCGGGCAAGTTCATGGAGCGCCGGATGATGGAGGCCTCGGGCGACGACGTGATCACCCTCT belongs to Pantanalinema sp. and includes:
- a CDS encoding ABC transporter permease, translating into MLREYLRLAVRTLGANRMRATLTVLSITIGVAAVILLTSLAQSGLATLVRGIEDMGGTRFIMVMSESPKKAAKKQGNYLKGLTYADARVLEGRLPFVEHLTPLDTQSESSVRRPGMTEKRTDLVGTSEAFLGAYRMTVAKGRGLTAEDLEARARVCVVGEKLAEKLFPGQEAVGQELVLKGDRYRVVGRLAFNAKGGANMGFDWNDLAIAPITVTRPDGGLSYFSLTSTDPARNQAIIDRANAILLLRHHDVDDFQFLDFGGMLKGFYSVFYGMILVVGLIAGMSLVIGGVGIMNIMLVAVTERKREIGLRKAVGATGGAIMGQFLVEATLLSLSGAAVGALIGVGGAQLAAVVGPMINKGWVGVTSQGAVVLSVLASAGIGLFFGWYPARQAAALDPILCLRSE
- a CDS encoding efflux RND transporter periplasmic adaptor subunit; translated protein: MAFPVKTVAVLGLVVALGAGAATFAVLAKGKKGGEPSAKVSRSNLRVVVSETGTVQPLTKVEIKSRVAGQVARLLVDVGQKVEKGQVLIQLDTTDMARERARAEADREQAAARLAMLRAGSRPEEVVEAQAQVSQQEASFARAEADYRRAEAAVKAGTITPREAESARSDYLATRAQLEAARARLSKIKAGPRHEEIAEARAQLSRAEVALQAAEDQLSYATIRSPMAGTVIKRGIEVGEMVSPGVSATAQGTSMLTVADLDRLIIASSLNQIDVGKVRKGQKVEIRVDSAPGKVFAGEIRKVAPAAEASKDGQSTIQTFPIETILAGTDADALKPGMSADLDVLVANKQNALTLPVEAVVRGKGLAGSVTLVAKQKGEKPATASVTLGLATDTQLEILSGLAEGQEVLIKPAPAADNTMKF